One part of the Ailuropoda melanoleuca isolate Jingjing chromosome 6, ASM200744v2, whole genome shotgun sequence genome encodes these proteins:
- the GORASP1 gene encoding Golgi reassembly-stacking protein 1 isoform X1 produces MGLGASAEQPAGGAEGFHLHGVQENSPAQQAGLEPYFDFIITIGHFRLNKENDTLKALLKANVEKPVKLEVFNMKTMRVREVEVVPSNMWGGQGLLGASVRFCSFRRASEHVWHVLEVEPSSPASLAGLRPYTDYVVGSDQILQESEDFFTLIESHEGKPLKLMVYNSESDSCREVTVTPNAAWGGEGSLGCGIGYGYLHRIPTQRLSHHKKPPGASPPSTLPPDALLPDVLPPGAPPPGPIPQDSPAPPGPETGSRQDDYMEALLQAPGSSVEGQLSEPGSPSRGAPDLGGFPRAMETPLQPPPPVQRVMDPGFLDVSGISLLDSSNASVWPSLPSATELTSTALSASGPEDVSSSGSHERGGEATWSGSEFEVSFPDSPGTQAQPDHLPQLTLPDSLTSAASPEDGLSAELLEAQAEEEPASTDSPDFEAEAEEAASQARLSAPE; encoded by the exons GTGCAGGAGAACTCCCCAGCCCAGCAGGCGGGCCTGGAACCCTACTTTGACTTCATCATCACCATCGGGCACTTCAGGCTG AACAAGGAGAATGACACGCTGAAGGCCCTGCTGAAGGCCAACGTGGAGAAGCCCGTGAAGCTGGAGGTGTTCAACATGAAGACCATGAGGGTGCGCGAAGTGGAGGTGGTGCCCAGCAACATGTGGGGCGGCCAGGGCCTGCTGGGCGCCAGCGTGCGCTTCTGCAGCTTCCGCAGGGCCAGCGAGCACGTGTGGCACGTGCTG GAGGTGGAACCCTCTTCACCTGCCTCCCTTGCTGGCCTGCGCCCCTACACAGACTATGTGGTTGGCTCAGACCAGATCCTCCAGGAG TCCGAGGACTTCTTTACACTCATCGAGTCCCACGAGGGGAAGCCCTTGAAGCTGATGGTTTACAACTCCGAGTCCGACTCCTGCCGGGAGGTGACTGTAACTCCCAACGCAGCCTGGGGTGGAGAGGGCAG TCTGGGCTGTGGTATTGGCTACGGGTATCTACACCGGATCCCAACCCAGCGCCTCAGCCACCACAAGAAGCCACCTGGTGCCTCGCCTCCCAGTACCCTGCCTCCTGACGCCCTGCTTCCTGATGTCCTTCCTCCTGGTGCTCCGCCACCGGGACCCATCCCCCAGgactctcctgcccctcctggccCAGAGACGGGCTCCAGGCAGGATGACTACATGGAG GCCCTGCTGCAGGCACCTGGCTCCTCCGTGGAGGGACAGCTTTCTGAGCCTGGGAGTCCCAGCCGTGGCGCGCCAGACCTTGGGGGATTTCCACGTGCCATGGAGACTCCTCTTCAGCCTCCACCTCCAGTGCAGCGCGTCATGGACCCAG GCTTCCTGGACGTGTCGGGTATCTCCCTCTTGGACAGCAGCAATGCCAGTGTCTGGCCCAGCCTGCCCTCTGCCACAGAGCTGACCTCCACAGCTCTCTCAGCCTCCGGGCCCGAGGACGTCTCCAGCAGTGGTTCTCATGAGCGTGGTG GTGAGGCCACATGGTCCGGATCAGAGTTTGAGGTCTCCTTCCCGGACAGCCCAGGCACGCAGGCCCAGCCAGACCACCTGCCTCAGCTAACCCTTCCCGACAGCCTCACCTCTGCAGCCTCACCAGAAGACGGGCTGTCTGCTGAGCTGCTTGAAGCACAGGCTGAGGAGGAGCCGGCAAGCACAGACAGCCCAGATTTCGAGGCAGAGGCTGAGGAGGCAGCCAGCCAGGCCCGGCTATCCGCCCCTGAATAA
- the GORASP1 gene encoding Golgi reassembly-stacking protein 1 isoform X3, with product MKTMRVREVEVVPSNMWGGQGLLGASVRFCSFRRASEHVWHVLEVEPSSPASLAGLRPYTDYVVGSDQILQESEDFFTLIESHEGKPLKLMVYNSESDSCREVTVTPNAAWGGEGSLGCGIGYGYLHRIPTQRLSHHKKPPGASPPSTLPPDALLPDVLPPGAPPPGPIPQDSPAPPGPETGSRQDDYMEALLQAPGSSVEGQLSEPGSPSRGAPDLGGFPRAMETPLQPPPPVQRVMDPGFLDVSGISLLDSSNASVWPSLPSATELTSTALSASGPEDVSSSGSHERGGEATWSGSEFEVSFPDSPGTQAQPDHLPQLTLPDSLTSAASPEDGLSAELLEAQAEEEPASTDSPDFEAEAEEAASQARLSAPE from the exons ATGAAGACCATGAGGGTGCGCGAAGTGGAGGTGGTGCCCAGCAACATGTGGGGCGGCCAGGGCCTGCTGGGCGCCAGCGTGCGCTTCTGCAGCTTCCGCAGGGCCAGCGAGCACGTGTGGCACGTGCTG GAGGTGGAACCCTCTTCACCTGCCTCCCTTGCTGGCCTGCGCCCCTACACAGACTATGTGGTTGGCTCAGACCAGATCCTCCAGGAG TCCGAGGACTTCTTTACACTCATCGAGTCCCACGAGGGGAAGCCCTTGAAGCTGATGGTTTACAACTCCGAGTCCGACTCCTGCCGGGAGGTGACTGTAACTCCCAACGCAGCCTGGGGTGGAGAGGGCAG TCTGGGCTGTGGTATTGGCTACGGGTATCTACACCGGATCCCAACCCAGCGCCTCAGCCACCACAAGAAGCCACCTGGTGCCTCGCCTCCCAGTACCCTGCCTCCTGACGCCCTGCTTCCTGATGTCCTTCCTCCTGGTGCTCCGCCACCGGGACCCATCCCCCAGgactctcctgcccctcctggccCAGAGACGGGCTCCAGGCAGGATGACTACATGGAG GCCCTGCTGCAGGCACCTGGCTCCTCCGTGGAGGGACAGCTTTCTGAGCCTGGGAGTCCCAGCCGTGGCGCGCCAGACCTTGGGGGATTTCCACGTGCCATGGAGACTCCTCTTCAGCCTCCACCTCCAGTGCAGCGCGTCATGGACCCAG GCTTCCTGGACGTGTCGGGTATCTCCCTCTTGGACAGCAGCAATGCCAGTGTCTGGCCCAGCCTGCCCTCTGCCACAGAGCTGACCTCCACAGCTCTCTCAGCCTCCGGGCCCGAGGACGTCTCCAGCAGTGGTTCTCATGAGCGTGGTG GTGAGGCCACATGGTCCGGATCAGAGTTTGAGGTCTCCTTCCCGGACAGCCCAGGCACGCAGGCCCAGCCAGACCACCTGCCTCAGCTAACCCTTCCCGACAGCCTCACCTCTGCAGCCTCACCAGAAGACGGGCTGTCTGCTGAGCTGCTTGAAGCACAGGCTGAGGAGGAGCCGGCAAGCACAGACAGCCCAGATTTCGAGGCAGAGGCTGAGGAGGCAGCCAGCCAGGCCCGGCTATCCGCCCCTGAATAA
- the GORASP1 gene encoding Golgi reassembly-stacking protein 1 isoform X2 — protein MPQKVQENSPAQQAGLEPYFDFIITIGHFRLNKENDTLKALLKANVEKPVKLEVFNMKTMRVREVEVVPSNMWGGQGLLGASVRFCSFRRASEHVWHVLEVEPSSPASLAGLRPYTDYVVGSDQILQESEDFFTLIESHEGKPLKLMVYNSESDSCREVTVTPNAAWGGEGSLGCGIGYGYLHRIPTQRLSHHKKPPGASPPSTLPPDALLPDVLPPGAPPPGPIPQDSPAPPGPETGSRQDDYMEALLQAPGSSVEGQLSEPGSPSRGAPDLGGFPRAMETPLQPPPPVQRVMDPGFLDVSGISLLDSSNASVWPSLPSATELTSTALSASGPEDVSSSGSHERGGEATWSGSEFEVSFPDSPGTQAQPDHLPQLTLPDSLTSAASPEDGLSAELLEAQAEEEPASTDSPDFEAEAEEAASQARLSAPE, from the exons GTGCAGGAGAACTCCCCAGCCCAGCAGGCGGGCCTGGAACCCTACTTTGACTTCATCATCACCATCGGGCACTTCAGGCTG AACAAGGAGAATGACACGCTGAAGGCCCTGCTGAAGGCCAACGTGGAGAAGCCCGTGAAGCTGGAGGTGTTCAACATGAAGACCATGAGGGTGCGCGAAGTGGAGGTGGTGCCCAGCAACATGTGGGGCGGCCAGGGCCTGCTGGGCGCCAGCGTGCGCTTCTGCAGCTTCCGCAGGGCCAGCGAGCACGTGTGGCACGTGCTG GAGGTGGAACCCTCTTCACCTGCCTCCCTTGCTGGCCTGCGCCCCTACACAGACTATGTGGTTGGCTCAGACCAGATCCTCCAGGAG TCCGAGGACTTCTTTACACTCATCGAGTCCCACGAGGGGAAGCCCTTGAAGCTGATGGTTTACAACTCCGAGTCCGACTCCTGCCGGGAGGTGACTGTAACTCCCAACGCAGCCTGGGGTGGAGAGGGCAG TCTGGGCTGTGGTATTGGCTACGGGTATCTACACCGGATCCCAACCCAGCGCCTCAGCCACCACAAGAAGCCACCTGGTGCCTCGCCTCCCAGTACCCTGCCTCCTGACGCCCTGCTTCCTGATGTCCTTCCTCCTGGTGCTCCGCCACCGGGACCCATCCCCCAGgactctcctgcccctcctggccCAGAGACGGGCTCCAGGCAGGATGACTACATGGAG GCCCTGCTGCAGGCACCTGGCTCCTCCGTGGAGGGACAGCTTTCTGAGCCTGGGAGTCCCAGCCGTGGCGCGCCAGACCTTGGGGGATTTCCACGTGCCATGGAGACTCCTCTTCAGCCTCCACCTCCAGTGCAGCGCGTCATGGACCCAG GCTTCCTGGACGTGTCGGGTATCTCCCTCTTGGACAGCAGCAATGCCAGTGTCTGGCCCAGCCTGCCCTCTGCCACAGAGCTGACCTCCACAGCTCTCTCAGCCTCCGGGCCCGAGGACGTCTCCAGCAGTGGTTCTCATGAGCGTGGTG GTGAGGCCACATGGTCCGGATCAGAGTTTGAGGTCTCCTTCCCGGACAGCCCAGGCACGCAGGCCCAGCCAGACCACCTGCCTCAGCTAACCCTTCCCGACAGCCTCACCTCTGCAGCCTCACCAGAAGACGGGCTGTCTGCTGAGCTGCTTGAAGCACAGGCTGAGGAGGAGCCGGCAAGCACAGACAGCCCAGATTTCGAGGCAGAGGCTGAGGAGGCAGCCAGCCAGGCCCGGCTATCCGCCCCTGAATAA